A stretch of the Chitinophagaceae bacterium genome encodes the following:
- a CDS encoding response regulator — translation MSHIKNIIILIAEDDPDDCLMLEEAFSELNAECNLFFVNDGEELLQYLKGIKKYSDRERYPLPNIILLDLNMPKVDGREALKTIKNDENLRLYPVIVFTTSDAEGDIDCTYDSGVNCFIQKPNSFKELKVIVNRIFRYWFKVVTLPENSKS, via the coding sequence ATGTCGCATATAAAAAATATTATTATTTTAATTGCTGAGGATGATCCGGACGATTGTTTGATGTTAGAGGAGGCTTTCAGTGAATTAAATGCGGAATGTAATCTTTTCTTTGTAAATGATGGGGAGGAATTGCTTCAATATTTAAAAGGTATCAAAAAGTATAGTGACAGAGAGCGTTATCCATTACCCAATATCATTTTGCTGGATTTGAACATGCCTAAAGTTGACGGTAGGGAAGCCTTGAAAACCATCAAAAATGATGAAAATTTAAGACTCTACCCGGTTATAGTGTTTACTACTTCTGATGCAGAAGGTGATATTGATTGTACGTATGACTCAGGCGTTAACTGCTTTATTCAAAAACCAAACTCATTTAAAGAACTCAAAGTAATCGTAAATCGAATATTTAGATATTGGTTTAAGGTTGTGACATTACCGGAAAATTCAAAAAGCTAA